A region from the Acyrthosiphon pisum isolate AL4f chromosome A1, pea_aphid_22Mar2018_4r6ur, whole genome shotgun sequence genome encodes:
- the LOC107883145 gene encoding maternal protein tudor, giving the protein MCDKLNTMKNKCWDAYISYFYSFKNFYIQNKNDQQAIQDITTSLQLLENEDSMSVSMKPGDLVAAKYENDGLWYRAKILNIEENAFTVQFIDYGNSELSSNLKILPEKIACYRAMAYHCMLDDVEHEEYVILTVNDIYSIIFDFLGSIEVIVTFLSHEETYLVNMKWDDRCIKTLVNNIISYGITPKTYETLKEIDQSGAKMAVNLIYAESINEFYVETEDSKEIKNKIEHILENETVWEPLTEYKIGKMAIAKSITDSRWYRVRILMIHKEGECTCYFIDYGVQDKCSEFYEAVGYLKSAPPFIKLCSLHIPNMKKNEKLFECLSKSFTNEMEQCKNKKMTMTVVKTGEPIVVELFVDDFNVAKLIKPIPVIVFNVIHLNILTVQVNSPSRQAVITELSTIKTLNPVERPKYCKMYGALVNDHWYRAELKNKFKSSMDIMLVDMGSTVINVENVYELPKHLENVKYLTLRCTLGLDQKYFSVYKLKQICNSKTEFMMIVFENNNVDGHLIRLFLNDEDVTTIIKKD; this is encoded by the coding sequence GTGATAAACTGAatactatgaaaaataaatgttgggacgcctatatttcatatttttattcatttaagaacttttatatacaaaacaaaaatgatcAACAAGCTATTCAAGATATAACAACAAGTCTTCAACTTCTTGAAAATGAAGATTCAATGTCTGTTTCTATGAAGCCTGGAGATCTAGTAGCTGCTAAATATGAAAATGATGGTCTTTGGTATAGagctaaaattttaaatattgaggaaaatgcttttacagttcaatttattgattatgGTAATTCAGAGTTATCATCAAATCTTAAAATACTACCTGAAAAAATAGCTTGTTACCGTGCAATGGCATATCATTGCATGCTTGATGATGTGGAACATGAAGAATATGTAATCTTAACTGTAAatgatatatatagtataatttttgactttttaggATCTATTGAAGTAATTGTAACTTTTTTAAGTCATGAAGAaacctatttggtgaatatgaAGTGGGATGATAgatgtataaaaacattagtaaataacattatttcataTGGAATTACTCCAAAGACATATGAAACCTTGAAAGAAATTGATCAGTCTGGTGCAAAGATGGCTGTGAATCTTATTTATGCTGAGTCAATAAATGAATTCTATGTAGAAACTGAAGAtagtaaagaaataaaaaataaaattgaacatatACTTGAAAATGAAACTGTTTGGGAACCATTAACTGAgtataaaattggtaaaatggCAATTGCAAAAAGTATAACTGACAGTAGATGGTACAGAGTAAGGATTTTAATGATACATAAAGAAGGTGAATGTACTTGTTATTTCATAGATTATGGAGTTCAAGACAAATGTTCAGAATTTTATGAAGCAGTTGGTTATCTAAAATCGGCTCCTCCATTTATTAAACTATGTTCATTACATATtccaaatatgaaaaaaaatgaaaagctgTTTGAGTGTTTATCAAAAAGTTTTACGAATGAAATGGAacaatgcaaaaataaaaagatgACAATGACTGTAGTAAAAACTGGTGAACCAATTGTAGTTGAACTCTTTGTTGATGATTTTAATGTGGCCAAACTAATCAAACCTATTCCAGTGATagtatttaatgttattcatttgaatatattaacaGTTCAAGTAAATTCTCCTAGTAGACAAGCTGTAATAACTGAATTAAGtacaattaaaactttaaatcctGTTGAAAGACCAAAATATTGTAAGATGTATGGAGCTTTAGTGAACGATCACTGGTATCGTGCAGAgctaaaaaataagtttaaaagttCAATGGATATAATGTTGGTGGATATGGGAAGTACTgtgataaatgtagaaaatgtaTATGAGCTTCCTAAACACttagaaaatgttaaatacttgACTTTACGCTGTACCCTTGGATTGGATCAGAAATATTTCAGTGTATATAAACTGAAACAAATATGTAATAGTAAAACAGAATTTATGATGATAGTATTCGAAAACAATAACGTTGATGGACATCTTATAcgtttatttttgaatgatgAAGATGTTACTACAATTATAAAGAAAGATTGA
- the LOC100162463 gene encoding mitochondrial inner membrane protein OXA1L has protein sequence MPPPPRLVMSLCLRMRVGQVRHFHRVSISKRVVLLAPDKFRHTRLTDLRNVLSAANLTFIRHSSGDSREQPEILPSVNSESVDLTEDVIPDAPEVPIEAAVEQVAIALNTLGEQTLQSAGLGSFTPVGLLQNALEFMHVSCGLPWWGAIIAGTTILRLLVFPLVVTSQRHTARMNNNMPQIQAYQEKMTEARLHGNPYEMARASQELMLFMKTNQVNPLKGMILPAIQFPIFLSMFLGLRGMAMLPLESFKYGGLWWFTDITLPDQYFILPIVTVVTLGVTLELGADIGKLASSGVGFGKYLKYGVRVLPLVVFPFIVNFPCAVCLYWASTNFISLGQVLFLKIPSVRNYFNIEEKRIVEKPKSKKKGVIGEFKESWKNMQVVKEIEERERLDHMKFTQAGRAAPVKTFKYNPKIVGGIKKEN, from the exons atgccgccgccgccgcgattAGTTATGAGCTTATGCCTCCGTATGCGTGTTGGACAGGTACGTCATTTCCACCGAGTTTCCATTTCAAAACGGGTAGTTTTACTTGCCCCTGATAAATTCAGGCACACCAGACTTACGGATCTTAGGAACGTCTTGTCGGCCGCAAATCTCACGTTTATTCGACACAGCAGTGGCGATAGTCGTGAACAGCCGGAAATACTCCCATCGGTCAACAGCGAATCCGTGGATCTGACCGAAGACGTCATACCTGATGCACCAGAAGTGCCTATTGAAGCGGCAGTCGAACAAGTCGCAATAgcattg AATACATTAGGTGAACAGACACTACAAAGTGCAGGACTTGGTTCTTTCACTCCTGTAGGATTATTACAAAATGCTTTAGAATTTATGCACGTATCTTGTGGTTTACCCTGGTGGGGTGCCATTATAGCAG GTACTACCATATTGCGTTTATTGGTTTTTCCTTTAGTAGTTACGTCTCAACGCCATACTGcaagaatgaataataatatgcctcAGATTCAAGCATACCAAGAAAAAATGACAGAAGCCCGATTACATGGAAATCCTTATGaaa tggcaAGGGCTTCACAAGAACTTATgttatttatgaaaacaaatcAAGTGAACCCATTGAAGGGTATGATACTACCAGCTATTCAA tttcctatatttttaagtatgtttttggGATTACGAGGTATGGCAATGTTACCTTTAGAAAGTTTCAAATATGGTGGTCTTTGGTGGTTCACAGATATTACGTTGCCCGACCAGTATTTCATATTGCCTATTGTTACTGTTGTTACTCTTGGTGTGACATTAGAG cTTGGAGCAGATATTGGTAAACTTGCTTCCTCTGGTGTAGGATTTGGAAAATATCTGAAATATGGAGTTCGTGTATTACCTCTTGTTGTGTTTCCTTTTATTGTGAATTTCCCATGT gCAGTATGTTTATACTGGGCGTCTACTAACTTTATTTCACTAGGCCAAGtactatttttgaaaataccaAGTGTAaggaattattttaatatagaagaAAAGAGGATTGtagaaaaaccaaaatcaaaaaaGAAAGGTGTCATCGGAGAGTTTAAAGAAT CATGGAAAAATATGCAAGTCGTAAAAGAAATTGAAGAAAGGGAACGTTTAGATCATATGAAATTTACACAAGCTGGTCGAGCAGCACCGGTTAAGACGTTTAAATATAATCCAAAAATTGTTGGAGGcatcaaaaaagaaaattaa